Proteins encoded by one window of Amaranthus tricolor cultivar Red isolate AtriRed21 chromosome 4, ASM2621246v1, whole genome shotgun sequence:
- the LOC130811398 gene encoding ubiquitin-conjugating enzyme E2 28, translated as MASKRILKELKDLQKDPPTSCSAGPVAEDMFHWQATIMGPADSPYAGGVFLVTIHFPPDYPFKPPKVAFRTKVFHPNINSNGSICLDILKEQWSPALTISKVLLSICSLLTDPNPDDPLVPEIAHMYKTDRAKYEATARSWTQKYAMG; from the exons ATGGCCTCTAAACGTATCTTGAAGGAGCTCAAGGATCTTCAGAAAGATCCTCCTACTTCTTGCAGCGCTG GTCCTGTTGCAGAAGACATGTTTCACTGGCAAGCAACAATAATGGGTCCTGCAGATAGCCCATATGCTGGAGGAGTGTTCCTAGTGACTATCCATTTCCCTCCTGACTATCCTTTTAAACCACCCAAG GTTGCCTTCAGGACAAAAGTTTTCCACCCAAATATCAACAGCAACGGTAGTATATGTCTTGATATCCTCAAGGAGCAGTGGAGTCCTGCATTAACCATATCAAAG GTATTGCTCTCGATATGCTCACTGTTGACGGATCCAAACCCCGATGACCCACTGGTACCAGAGATTGCTCACATGTACAAGACAGACCGTGCAAAGTACGAGGCCACAGCAAGGAGCTGGACGCAGAAGTATGCAATGGGCTAG